A stretch of Komagataella phaffii GS115 chromosome 2, complete sequence DNA encodes these proteins:
- a CDS encoding One of two isozymes of HMG-CoA reductase that catalyzes the conversion of HMG-CoA to mevalonate — MLTGLSKICAHRPIHTIVVTALLVSLAYLTIVEEYTSRSSLSNPFISFYHPPGNSDYQNWIPVDDSVKLKSKSAQHLSVCALKFKRVNGHQIPDLAGSFQSADPTEIFVVQDFDKSFDYFDSISTIEGKDGIQWKVRHPNRLGRYSEYFRSVFSKTLRLVQGAEPFDIVLIAFAYVAMWYTFLQLYYEMKTKANSNFWLTFGSLLSSGCAFVFALAVTVKVYGIKVPLTSLTEGVPFLVATIGFKHKVAFTVPILQASRSKKAKEIPDTIISVIEQTTGWPLIKDHLIMISAFLACSFYAPRMEGLKNFCILSANILTFDLIMIFTFFTAVLSLKAQINKVHETTALQQVLEEDGIAEDVAERIAASNRNMFSRSTSVVSFKVIMIAGFLGFHLFVLGTSWLYDSDVSSSSIFGKSNVSALSKAAAKHIPIGSEGTIVTIMPTRVYMPVDLLLKLEDDFLNIFSKISASITDPLISKLLFIITGISATINVYLLNAARFHSSREIAVSTIAKPQTPDVVPTVEPLPNENDTSIRPLEEMVSLLKEGKTRELNNDEVSSLVVQGKLPLYALEKQLVDKTRAVIVRRKAIASLADAPVLRTEKLPYKDYDYDRVFGACCENVIGFMPLPVGVAGPLIIDGKPYHIPMATTEGCLVASTMRGCKAINSGGGVETVLTADGMTRGPCVSFPSLSRAGAAKMWLDSEEGQKTIKGAFNSTSRFARLQHVKTTLAGTLLFIRFKTTTGDAMGMNMISKGVEYSLKFMSEECDWPDMEVISVSGNYCTDKKVAAINWIEGRGKSVVAEARIPADVVRSVLKSDVEALVELNVSKNLIGSAMAGSIGGFNAQAANLVTAVYLATGQDPAQNVESSNCITLMNKLPNGDLQISVSMPSIEVGTIGGGTVLEPQGSMLELLGVKGPHPTNPGANSRQLAKIVASAVLAAELSLCSALAAGHLVQSHMTHNRKQAPVKEVNGTAARLAEQSKICIKS; from the coding sequence ATGCTTACTGGGTTGTCCAAGATATGTGCGCATAGACCAATCCATACCATAGTGGTGACCGCTCTCTTAGTTTCCTTAGCATACCTAACCATTGTGGAGGAGTACACATCGAGATCTTCATTATCCAATCCTTTTATATCGTTTTACCACCCACCAGGAAACAGTGATTACCAAAATTGGATTCCAGTGGATGACTCTGTGAAGCTCAAAAGCAAGTCAGCCCAGCATCTCTCTGTATGCGCTTTGAAGTTTAAAAGGGTTAATGGACATCAGATTCCCGATCTGGCAGGAAGTTTTCAGAGCGCAGACCCAACTGAAATATTTGTCGTTCAGGATTTTGACAAATCATTTGACTATtttgattcaatttcaaccaTTGAGGGTAAGGATGGCATCCAATGGAAAGTCAGACACCCCAATAGGTTGGGACGTTATTCTGAGTACTTCAGATctgttttttcaaaaactttgagaCTGGTTCAGGGTGCTGAACCATTCGACATTGTGCTTATTGCTTTTGCTTACGTTGCTATGTGGTACACATTTTTGCAGCTCTATTATGAAATGAAAACAAAGGCCAACTCTAACTTTTGGCTGACTTTCGGCTCTCTGCTGTCTTCAGGTTGTGCATTTGTGTTTGCATTGGCCGTCACTGTAAAAGTATACGGTATCAAGGTTCCACTCACATCTTTAACTGAAGGTGTCCCATTTTTGGTAGCTACCATTGGTTTCAAACACAAAGTTGCATTCACTGTTCCTATTCTCCAAGCTTCCCGTTCAaaaaaagccaaagaaattcCTGACACCATTATTTCAGTGATTGAACAAACCACAGGGTGGCCTCTGATTAAGGATCATCTCATTATGATTTCCGCCTTCTTAGCATGTTCTTTTTATGCCCCCCGTATGGAAGGactcaaaaacttttgcATTCTCTCCGCTAATATCTTAACGTTTGACCTTATAATGATTTTCACATTTTTTACCGCTGTATTATCTTTAAAAGCTCAGATTAATAAGGTTCACGAAACAACTGCTTTGCAGCAAGTTCTGGAGGAAGATGGAATTGCTGAAGATGTTGCTGAACGCATTGCTGCTTCAAACCGAAATATGTTTTCCCGTAGTACCAGCGTCGTCAGCTTCAAAGTGATAATGATCGCTGGGTTCCTTGGATTCCATTTATTTGTGTTGGGAACTTCATGGCTCTATGACTCTGACGTTTCAAGCTCTTCTATATTTGGTAAGAGCAATGTATCTGCCTTATCCAAAGCTGCTGCCAAACATATTCCTATTGGATCCGAAGGAACTATTGTGACCATTATGCCTACGAGGGTTTACATGCCTGTTGATTTACTTCtaaagttggaagatgattttCTGAacattttttccaagatatCGGCTAGCATAACTGATCCTTTGATTAGCAAACTTCTTTTCATAATTACCGGAATAAGTGCCACAATCAACGTTTACTTGTTGAATGCTGCTCGATTCCACTCGTCTAGAGAAATTGCTGTCTCTACAATTGCAAAGCCTCAAACGCCAGACGTTGTTCCCACAGTAGAACCGCTtccaaatgaaaatgacacAAGCATTCGACCATTGGAGGAGATGGTTTCATTGCTGAAGGAAGGTAAAACACGAGAGCTGAACAATGATGAGGTATCATCTCTCGTTGTTCAAGGAAAACTTCCCTTGTACGCCCTAGAAAAACAACTTGTTGATAAGACCCGCGCAGTTATTGTAAGAAGGAAGGCAATTGCTTCCTTAGCAGATGCTCCGGTCTTGAGAACCGAAAAGCTGCCTTACAAAGATTATGATTATGACCGTGTATTTGGCGCTTGTTGTGAGAATGTTATCGGATTCATGCCCTTACCAGTCGGCGTTGCTGGTCCCTTGATCATTGACGGTAAACCTTATCACATTCCCATGGCTACTACTGAAGGCTGCTTAGTAGCCTCAACCATGAGAGGTTGTAAAGCTATCAATTCTGGAGGCGGTGTAGAAACTGTTCTGACAGCCGACGGAATGACAAGAGGACCATGCGTTTCTTTCCCATCTCTTTCTCGTGCAGGTGCAGCTAAGATGTGGCTAGATAGTGAAGAAGGGCAAAAGACCATTAAGGGTGCGTTTAACTCCACCTCTAGATTTGCCCGTTTGCAGCATGTTAAGACAACCCTTGCTGGTACATTATTGTTCATCCGATTCAAGACTACTACTGGTGATGCGATGGGTATGAACATGATTTCTAAGGGTGTGGAGTATTCACTAAAGTTTATGTCGGAAGAATGTGACTGGCCTGACATGGAAGTTATTTCTGTTTCAGGTAATTACTGTACAGACAAAAAAGTTGCTGCAATCAACTGGATCGAAGGTCGTGGTAAGTCTGTCGTTGCTGAAGCTCGTATTCCAGCCGATGTTGTCAGAAGCGTTCTGAAGTCCGATGTTGAGGCATTGGTAGAATTGAATGTTAGCAAGAACTTGATTGGATCCGCAATGGCAGGATCAATTGGTGGTTTCAACGCACAAGCTGCCAATCTAGTTACAGCAGTATACTTAGCTACAGGACAGGATCCAGCCCAGAATGTCGAAAGTTCCAACTGTATTACCTTGATGAACAAGCTCCCAAATGGAGATTTACAAATTTCAGTCTCTATGCCATCTATCGAAGTTGGAACCATTGGTGGAGGAACCGTTTTGGAACCTCAAGGATCAATGTTGGAACTATTAGGAGTTAAAGGTCCTCACCCAACTAATCCAGGTGCAAACTCAAGGCAGTTGGCTAAGATCGTTGCTTCTGCTGTCTTGGCTGCAGAGCTGTCCTTGTGCTCTGCCCTTGCAGCTGGTCACTTAGTCCAAAGTCATATGACCCATAACAGAAAGCAAGCTCCAGTCAAGGAGGTAAACGGCACTGCCGCTAGGCTAGCGGAACAATCTAAGATTTGCATTAAATCTTGA
- a CDS encoding 60S ribosomal protein L6 — MVSSTENNNAKKTLVPGTVVILLVGRFSGKRVVYLKTLEDNTLLVTGPFKINGVPLKQVSAEHVIVTSTKVSVEGVDVSKFDASYFNKEGSDVSEEKSESDFFGDETEKKSATPEQIEDQKSVDKVLLEEIKKISLLSEYLAAPFSLKKGDKPHEMVF; from the exons ATGGTGTCT AGTACAGAGAACAACAACGCTAAGAAGACTCTCGTTCCAGGAACTGTCGTCATCCTCTTGGTAGGCCGCTTCAGCGGGAAGAGAGTGGTTTACTTGAAGACTTTAGAAGACAATACCCTCTTGGTGACTGGTCCATTCAAGATCAATGGTGTTCCATTGAAGCAAGTTAGTGCCGAGCACGTCATTGTCACCTCCACTAAGGTTTCCGTGGAGGGAGTTGATGTTTCCAAGTTTGACGCCAGTTACTTCAACAAGGAAGGTTCTGACGTTTCTGAGGAGAAATCCGAGtctgatttctttggtgacgagactgaaaagaaatctgCTACTCCAGAGCAAATTGAGGACCAAAAGTCAGTTGACAAAGTATTGCTGgaggagatcaagaagatctCTTTGTTATCCGAGTACTTAGCCGctcctttctctttgaagaagggTGACAAACCTCATGAAATGGTATTCTAA
- a CDS encoding Subunit d of the five-subunit V0 integral membrane domain of vacuolar H+-ATPase (V-ATPase) — translation MEGLFFNIENGYIEALVRGYRSGLLTSSQYINLTQCDTLEDLKLQLSSTDYGNFMANVPSPLSTSTIQRKASDKLYDEFNYIRSQSTDSLAKFMDYITYGYMIDNVALMITGTIHERDRSEILDRCHPLGWFDTLPTLSVATDIESLYQTVLIDTPLAPYFYDCLSAEDLDDLNIEIIRNKLYKAYLEDFYKFSQTLPSPANEVMDRLLQFEGDKRAINITLNSIGTELTPEVKLEIFPQLGSLIPFHLELSRVEDSETLKGIVSNVGTYKDFFGSDDDKNLEDHFYQHEMNLCRDAFTQQFTISTIWSWVRSKEQEVRNITWIAECIAQNQKERINNYISVY, via the coding sequence ATGGAGGGtttgttcttcaacatAGAGAATGGTTACATTGAGGCTTTGGTACGTGGTTATCGTTCAGGTCTGTTAACGTCAAGTCAATATATCAATTTAACCCAATGTGACACATTGGAAGATCTCAAACTGCAACTGAGTTCCACTGATTATGGTAACTTTATGGCTAATGTTCCGTCGCCACTCTCAACTTCTACGATTCAACGCAAAGCCAGTGATAAGTTATACGACGAGTTTAACTACATTCGTTCTCAGTCTACGGATTCACTAGCTAAATTCATGGATTACATTACTTACGGTTACATGATCGACAATGTTGCTCTGATGATCACTGGTACCATTCACGAAAGAGACCGTAGTGAAATTCTGGACAGATGTCACCCCTTGGGTTGGTTTGATACGTTGCCTACCCTAAGTGTAGCTACCGATATTGAAAGTTTGTACCAGACAGTTTTGATTGACACTCCACTGGCTCCTTACTTTTACGATTGCCTGAGCGCTGAGGATTTGGATGATCTCAATATTGAAATCATTAGAAATAAGTTATACAAGGCCTACTTGGAGGATTTCTACAAGTTCAGCCAGACACTTCCAAGTCCTGCAAATGAAGTCATGGATCGTCTACTACAATTTGAAGGCGATAAAAGAGCGATAAATATTACACTAAACTCAATTGGTACTGAGTTAACTCCTGAGGTCAAACTAGAAATATTCCCTCAGTTAGGAAGTTTGATCCCTTTCCATTTAGAACTTTcaagagttgaagattcGGAGACTCTGAAAGGTATCGTTTCTAATGTGGGAACATACAAAGATTTTTTCGGtagtgatgatgataaaaACTTAGAAGACCACTTCTACCAACATGAGATGAATCTTTGTCGAGACGCCTTTACTCAGCAATTCACCATTTCAACCATCTGGTCATGGGTGAGGTCTAAAGAACAAGAAGTCAGAAATATTACATGGATAGCAGAATGCATTGctcaaaaccaaaaagaaagaattaACAACTACATTTCTGTTTATTAA
- a CDS encoding Component of the TRAPP (transport protein particle) complex: protein MIYSFWIFDRHCNCIYNRDFAQHKPASKDTVNRNNDKDEAKLLFGAIFSMSRLSSKLSDGNVLQSFRTGKYKAHLKETATGLRFILISDSNVGDLSGLLNQLYSDLYLNTIVKNGLSPVDFKEGMVIKNMSFINGADELITQNGDFI, encoded by the exons ATGATTTACTCGTTTTGGATATTTGATAGACACT GTAATTGTATTTACAATAGGGATTTTGCTCAACATAAGCCCGCATCAAAAGATACTGTGAATAGGAATAACGATAAAGACGAGGCTAAACTTTTGTTCGGTGCAATATTCTCCATGTCAAGGCTAAGTTCGAAGCTAAGCGATGGAAAcgttcttcaaagtttcagaaCCGGAAAGTACAAAGCACATCTGAAGGAAACTGCAACTGGTTTGAGGTTCATTTTAATAAGCGACTCGAACGTTGGTGATCTCAGTGGGTTATTGAATCAACTATACTCAGACTTATATCTGAATACAATAGTGAAGAATGGCTTATCTCCagttgatttcaaagaggGGATGGTCATCAAGAATATGTCGTTTATCAATGGCGCTGATGAATTAATTACCCAAAATGGGGACTTTATCTAA
- a CDS encoding Nuclear encoded protein required for translation of COX1 mRNA — protein MLTPTRMINRMAFQSASCQTRHIGSFIRTVLCIDPPNSPDDPTPENRFHPWESSPSAQLRERAATIRAKALCPVTSKDIEFTCPYSGIPTHHSKEAWEQDQEYHQSHRYNILKKVNIYEHDLRSGRQFPEFDFPQEQHPDKIINLTSWDTYFYTREFFSMDTEFQLAAVTKMLSYPMTIASLLHQYSPYLLQPKGPVTLEGLKSLAALRYTLYPESRSSPLKDRPMRFFILGARAESQLPGHVWKQLSYLFPETSFELHFIGPECLYDKDKSQYVYNPRPVVQRYDENLCYVHHTEYFHTLHEAQDFFPYDPYLDCFFLFHPGLSSKEANDQWKKSIPGLLDSKCAIFVTGYHQQDIDNDYEWLLNNYDKDLDILFEKRSNLFGSTKWELNDLNPQEVFQFNQQIFGFRGKRYHATKT, from the coding sequence ATGTTGACACCAACAAGGATGATCAATCGAATGGCTTTTCAATCTGCCTCTTGCCAGACCCGGCATATTGGATCGTTTATACGAACTGTGCTGTGCATCGATCCTCCTAATTCTCCAGATGACCCCACTCCGGAGAACAGATTTCATCCTTGGGAAAGCTCCCCGTCAGCTCAACTGAGAGAAAGAGCTGCCACAATCAGAGCTAAAGCGTTGTGTCCAGTCACTAGTAAGGATATTGAGTTTACTTGTCCCTACTCGGGAATTCCTACACATCattccaaagaagcttGGGAGCAAGATCAAGAGTACCATCAATCACACCGTTAcaacattttgaagaaagttaATATATACGAACATGATCTGAGAAGCGGACGACAATTCCCAGAGTTTGATTTCCCTCAAGAACAGCATCCTGATAAGATCATTAATCTAACAAGTTGGGACACCTATTTTTACACCAGAGAATTCTTCTCTATGGACACCGAGTTTCAATTGGCGGCAGTTACAAAGATGTTGAGTTATCCGATGACTATTGCCTCTCTTTTACATCAATACTCTCCGTACTTGTTACAGCCGAAGGGTCCCGTCACTTTAGAAGGTCTAAAATCTTTGGCTGCTTTGCGTTATACTCTCTACCCAGAAAGTAGATCGTCACCCTTGAAAGACAGACCTATGAGATTTTTTATTCTGGGAGCAAGAGCTGAATCTCAACTTCCTGGCCACGTTTGGAAACAACTTTCGTATCTGTTTCCTGAAACTTCTTTTGAGTTGCATTTCATTGGCCCCGAATGTCTGTACGATAAGGATAAGTCTCAATACGTCTATAACCCCAGACCAGTTGTCCAGAGATATGATGAGAACCTTTGTTATGTTCACCATACAGAATATTTCCACACATTGCATGAGGCTCAAGACTTCTTTCCATATGACCCATACTTAGACTGCTTTTTCTTATTCCACCCTGGTctctcttccaaagaagcCAATGATCAGTGGAAGAAATCAATCCCAGGTTTGCTGGATTCCAAATGTGCAATTTTTGTTACGGGATATCATCAACAAGATATCGATAACGATTATGAGTGGTTGTTGAACAACTACgacaaagatttggatattttgtttgaaaagagaTCTAACCTATTTGGTTCCACTAAATGGGAGCTAAATGACCTTAACCCCCAAGAGGTATTCCAGTTTAACCAGCAGATATTTGGCTTTAGGGGAAAGAGATATCATGCTACTAAGACATAA
- a CDS encoding Thioredoxin peroxidase, acts as both a ribosome-associated and free cytoplasmic antioxidant — translation MAPIIQKPAPFFKKTAVVDGVFEEVSLDQYKGKWVLLAFIPLAFTFVCPTEIIAYSEAAKQFAEEGAQVLFASTDSEYSLLAWTNVARQDGGLGPVNIPLLADTNHTLSKDYGVLIEEEGVALRGIFLIDPKGVLRQITINDLPVGRSVEESLRLLKAFKFTDEHGEVCPANWQPGADTIKPEVDASKEFFSKSK, via the coding sequence ATGGCTCCAATTATTCAGAAACCAGCtccattcttcaagaagactGCCGTCGTCGACGGTGTTTTTGAGGAAGTCTCCTTGGATCAATATAAAGGAAAGTGGGTCCTTTTGGCTTTCATTCCTTTGGCTTTCACTTTCGTCTGCCCAACTGAGATCATTGCCTACTCCGAGGCTGCCAAGCAGTTTGCTGAGGAGGGTGCCCAAGTTCTCTTTGCCTCCACCGACTCAGAGTACTCTCTGTTGGCTTGGACTAACGTCGCTAGACAGGATGGTGGTCTAGGCCCAGTCAACATCCCATTGTTGGCTGACACCAACCACACTTTGTCTAAGGACTACGGTGTTTTAATTGAGGAGGAAGGTGTTGCTCTGAGAGGTATTTTCCTGATTGACCCTAAGGGAGTTTTGAGACAGATCACTATCAACGATCTGCCAGTCGGAAGATCTGTTGAGGAGTCCCTGAGACTTCTTAAGGCCTTCAAGTTCACTGACGAGCACGGTGAAGTTTGCCCAGCTAACTGGCAACCAGGTGCTGATACCATCAAGCCAGAAGTTGATGCTTCCAAGGaattcttttccaagtccAAATAG
- a CDS encoding Guanylate kinase, converts GMP to GDP has translation MARPIVISGPSGTGKSTLLKRLFAEFPSKYGFSVSNTTRSPRPGEENGVHYNFCSVDEFESLIKENAFIEWAKFSGNYYGTTIKAVDDVSRKLGKTCILDIDMQGVKSVKNTNLNARFLFLAPPSIEELQKRLVSRGTETEESIRKRLDAAKAELEYAETGAHDKVIVNDDLEKAYQELRAFVLEE, from the coding sequence ATGGCTCGTCCAATAGTTATTTCTGGCCCCTCTGGCACGGGTAAATCTACACTCTTGAAAAGGCTGTTTGCTGAATTTCCAAGTAAATATGGattttctgtttcaaaCACCACGAGAAGTCCTCGTCCTGGTGAAGAGAACGGAGTTCATTACAACTTTTGTTCTGTTGACGAGTTTGAGTCTCTGATCAAGGAAAACGCCTTCATAGAATGGGCCAAGTTTTCCGGGAACTACTATGGAACTACGATTAAGGCTGTGGATGATGTTTCACGCAAATTGGGAAAGACTTGCATTTTGGATATTGATATGCAAGGTGTCAAGAGTGTAAAGAACACCAACTTGAATGCCCGTTTTCTGTTCCTAGCTCCTccttccattgaagaattgCAAAAGCGTTTGGTAAGTAGAGGCACTGAGACAGAAGAGAGTATTCGCAAAAGATTAGACGCTGCCAAAGCTGAGTTAGAATATGCTGAGACGGGAGCTCATGACAAAGTTATTGTCAACGACGACCTGGAGAAAGCATATCAAGAGTTGAGGGCATTTGTTCTAGAAGAGTAA
- a CDS encoding One of two (see also PTH1) mitochondrially-localized peptidyl-tRNA hydrolases, whose product MSDRVHLIGISALSLFTGACLGALWVLNSPSLGTKSYTSGNARSSPKSKCQTPASSDYLSDFEHTSGESSFDEVDDESVELAEEEEYLEIDSKPLNDIPGECKMVFAIRQDLKMEKGKIAAQCCHAAVSLYRMMFQGEVSKNLDLLKRWESLGQAKITLKCPNQDEMDLLYAKAISLNVNAYIVHDAGRTQIAAGSATVLGLGPAPNSVLDQITGNLKLY is encoded by the coding sequence ATGTCAGACAGAGTTCATCTAATAGGAATCAGTGCCCTGTCATTGTTTACTGGCGCTTGTTTGGGTGCCCTATGGGTACTTAACTCCCCTTCATTAGGCACTAAATCATACACATCCGGAAATGCAAGAAGTAGCCCCAAGTCTAAATGTCAAACGCCAGCATCTTCAGATTACTTGTCAGACTTTGAGCACACAAGTGGCGAGTCTAGTTTTGATGAGGTTGACGACGAATCAGTGGAACTagctgaggaagaagagtatCTTGAGATTGATTCCAAGCCATTGAATGACATCCCTGGCGAATGTAAAATGGTGTTTGCCATAAGGCAAGATCTCAAAATGGAAAAGGGGAAGATTGCCGCTCAGTGTTGTCACGCTGCAGTTTCATTGTACAGAATGATGTTTCAGGGAGAAGtctccaagaatttggatCTTCTGAAGAGATGGGAGTCCTTGGGGCAGGCCAAGATAACATTAAAGTGTCCAAATCAAGACGAGATGGATCTTTTGTATGCCAAGgccatttctttgaatgttAATGCTTATATAGTGCACGATGCTGGAAGAACACAGATAGCTGCTGGAAGCGCAACTGTGCTAGGTTTGGGACCAGCACCAAACTCAGTTCTGGACCAGATAACAGGAAACCTCAAGTTATATTGA